GCGGCACCGAGCCGAGGCCCTGGCGACCGCCCGGGCGCTGCAGGCGGGTGGCAGGAACTTCAGCGTCGGCCTCGGTCAGATCAACGTCGGCAACTTTGCGCGCCTGGGCCTGACGCTGGAGACGGCCTTCGAGCCGTGCACCAACCTGGCCGCCATGCAGGCCGTGCTCGGCGAGTGCTTCGACCGAGCGAGTGCCTCCGCGTCGAAGTCGGTCGACCAGGTGGCGCTTCGCCAGGCGCTGTCCTGCTACTACAGCGGCAACTTCGCCACGGGCTTCCGCGACGGCTACGTGCGGAAGGTCGTGACAGCCGTGCGGCTCGTTCCCACCGTCCAACCCAAGGAGAAGGCATGAGACCCC
The sequence above is a segment of the Aquabacterium sp. J223 genome. Coding sequences within it:
- a CDS encoding lytic transglycosylase domain-containing protein is translated as MDASFFLALAVACAPQVHGDTARAVVSVESAFNPWAIGVVGGALVRQPRHRAEALATARALQAGGRNFSVGLGQINVGNFARLGLTLETAFEPCTNLAAMQAVLGECFDRASASASKSVDQVALRQALSCYYSGNFATGFRDGYVRKVVTAVRLVPTVQPKEKA